A genomic window from Dehalococcoidia bacterium includes:
- a CDS encoding RNA polymerase sigma factor yields the protein MLAIALAEPLDRIISEGALDSAERQEREIVQRAQRLDQRALAWLYECYYPRVYSYILLQLGDAQQAEDIASETMLKMLEALPRYKFRGVPFSAWVFRIARNCLIDHRRRRGRRVEVRLDTVAEAQAQDPSPAARAEMSESYEKLRRALAQLTDEQRQVVILKFVQGLDNRTIAKVLGRREGAIKSLQYRALQALKRILQQEGEG from the coding sequence ATGTTGGCGATAGCCTTGGCCGAGCCTCTAGACCGAATCATCTCTGAAGGGGCCCTGGACAGTGCCGAGCGCCAGGAGAGGGAGATTGTCCAGAGGGCCCAGAGGCTTGACCAGCGGGCCCTGGCCTGGCTGTATGAATGCTACTATCCCCGCGTATACTCTTACATCCTCCTTCAGCTAGGCGATGCCCAACAGGCCGAGGACATCGCCTCCGAGACCATGCTCAAGATGCTGGAGGCTTTGCCCCGGTACAAGTTTCGGGGCGTCCCCTTCTCGGCGTGGGTGTTCCGCATCGCCCGAAACTGCCTCATCGACCACCGCCGCCGGCGGGGGCGGCGCGTGGAGGTGAGGCTGGATACGGTGGCGGAGGCCCAGGCTCAAGACCCCAGCCCGGCGGCCCGCGCCGAGATGTCTGAGAGCTATGAGAAGCTTCGCCGCGCTCTCGCCCAGCTGACGGATGAGCAGCGGCAGGTGGTCATCCTCAAGTTCGTGCAGGGGCTGGACAACCGGACCATCGCCAAAGTGTTGGGCCGTCGGGAGGGGGCCATCAAGTCCCTCCAGTACCGGGCGTTGCAGGCCCTAAAGCGCATCTTGCAGCAGGAGGGGGAAGGGTGA
- a CDS encoding thiamine pyrophosphate-binding protein produces MGRAGRHLMLEQLVAAGVRYVFGNPGTTEQAFMDALNDYPQLEYVLALQEAVALAMADGYSRLSPVPAFVQLHITVGLGNAMGMLYNAWRTRAPMVIYAGQHATRGGLQEPILYGDLLSMARPLVKWAVEVPRASELPLALRRAFKVAADPPPGPVLVAVPTDVMDEEADAPVFSPPKTYGEVRPQKEAVALAAELLAQAQAPAIVAGDWCMGMDEELTRLALMVGAPIYVAFSSRVPISPENPMYAGPLNVVSFPALKAQLAEVDVLVAVGTPLFPSLLPMPEDPLPAGCRVVHIDVSPWELGKTWPTAVSMMAHPRQALREIAEALEPLLTPQVRQRAQHRREALARARETAWKMALEAARAHWGQRPMTPARFAYELAHALHPDTLLYDESVTVAGHLMRYLRLAPGQHFRAAGGGLGMGMPAPLGLKLAEPSRPVLAVVGDGSALYTIQALWTAAHHRIPVTWVIANNASYRILKLNMLEYLGEGARERPFLGMDLVEPHLDFSRIAQAFGVKGVRIEDPEEVGPAVREAQAASEPRLIDVVIGGALEETPSGRSDR; encoded by the coding sequence ATGGGTCGCGCCGGACGTCATCTCATGCTGGAGCAGCTGGTGGCCGCGGGGGTGCGATACGTGTTCGGCAACCCGGGTACCACCGAGCAGGCGTTCATGGACGCCCTCAACGATTATCCCCAGCTGGAGTATGTGTTGGCCCTGCAGGAGGCTGTGGCCCTGGCCATGGCCGATGGCTATTCCCGTCTGTCGCCTGTGCCGGCCTTTGTACAGCTGCACATCACGGTGGGGCTGGGCAATGCCATGGGCATGCTGTATAACGCCTGGCGCACCCGTGCCCCCATGGTCATCTACGCCGGTCAGCACGCCACCCGCGGCGGCCTGCAGGAGCCCATCCTCTACGGCGACCTCCTCTCCATGGCCCGGCCCCTGGTGAAGTGGGCGGTGGAGGTGCCCCGGGCCTCCGAGCTCCCTTTGGCCCTGCGACGGGCCTTCAAGGTGGCTGCCGACCCTCCGCCAGGGCCTGTCCTGGTGGCCGTGCCTACCGATGTCATGGATGAGGAGGCCGATGCCCCTGTGTTCTCCCCACCCAAAACGTATGGCGAGGTGCGGCCCCAGAAGGAGGCGGTGGCCCTGGCGGCGGAGCTCCTTGCCCAGGCCCAGGCCCCAGCCATCGTGGCCGGCGACTGGTGCATGGGGATGGATGAGGAGCTCACCCGTCTTGCCCTTATGGTGGGGGCCCCTATATACGTGGCCTTTAGCAGCAGGGTGCCCATCTCGCCTGAGAACCCCATGTACGCCGGCCCTCTCAACGTGGTGTCCTTCCCAGCCCTCAAGGCCCAGTTGGCGGAGGTGGACGTCCTGGTGGCCGTGGGCACGCCCCTCTTCCCGTCCCTCCTCCCCATGCCGGAAGATCCCCTCCCGGCAGGGTGTCGCGTCGTCCACATCGACGTCTCTCCCTGGGAGCTGGGCAAGACTTGGCCCACAGCCGTCTCCATGATGGCCCATCCCCGCCAGGCCTTGCGGGAGATAGCGGAGGCCCTGGAGCCTCTCCTGACGCCCCAGGTCCGCCAACGGGCCCAGCACCGGCGGGAGGCCCTAGCTCGCGCCAGAGAGACCGCGTGGAAGATGGCCCTAGAGGCGGCGAGAGCTCATTGGGGCCAGCGCCCCATGACCCCTGCCCGCTTCGCCTATGAGCTCGCTCACGCCCTCCACCCGGACACCCTGCTCTATGACGAATCGGTGACGGTGGCCGGGCACCTCATGCGATATTTGCGTCTCGCCCCTGGCCAGCACTTCCGGGCCGCTGGTGGCGGCCTGGGGATGGGCATGCCGGCGCCGCTAGGCCTCAAGCTGGCGGAGCCCAGCAGGCCGGTGCTAGCAGTGGTGGGCGATGGCTCGGCCCTTTACACCATCCAGGCCCTATGGACGGCTGCTCACCATCGCATACCGGTCACATGGGTCATCGCCAACAACGCCAGCTATCGCATCCTCAAGCTCAACATGCTGGAGTATTTGGGGGAGGGGGCGCGCGAGCGTCCCTTCTTGGGTATGGACCTGGTGGAGCCTCATCTGGACTTCTCCCGCATCGCCCAGGCCTTCGGTGTTAAGGGGGTGAGGATCGAGGATCCGGAGGAGGTGGGGCCGGCGGTTCGCGAGGCCCAGGCCGCGTCTGAGCCCCGCCTCATCGATGTGGTCATCGGTGGCGCCCTGGAGGAGACCCCTTCGGGAAGGAGCGACAGGTGA
- a CDS encoding OB-fold domain-containing protein, whose protein sequence is MAGILTAAAYVPFFTIERAEMGRSWGIPSLPGVRAVANSDEDSITMAVEAGLLALRGRSPEGIDALYFATTTPPYAERQCAPIIAAALDLPRQTVTADFTGTTRAATLALKAAIDAVHSGAARQAMVVAADMRPGEPQTAWEQLMGDAGAAVIVAAHAPATIRAFTSLIGAPLGPWRRPQDRFVRSFDPRVETEYGYVRTTVEAARGALDRAGLSPQQVSRAILYTPDLRSPLEVAHRLGLERRQLQDPLMTTVGNAGAAHVLLVLAAALEEAQAGEQLLVANYGDGADAFVVSLEGEVQRPPDRPTLAQLLALRRPLPNYGAYAALRNLAGREGPTASASPVTYWRDVAMELRWHGARCRACGLVQFPIPRVCRSCGARDQLEEAPLSHRGTIYTFTLDHLYAGEYLDTPVPRVVVDLEGGGRVFLEMTDCDPKEVTWGMEVETTFRCLHEWGGYHNYYWRARPLRTHTPRR, encoded by the coding sequence ATGGCAGGCATCCTGACAGCAGCCGCCTATGTCCCCTTCTTCACCATAGAACGGGCGGAGATGGGCAGGTCTTGGGGCATACCATCCCTCCCCGGGGTAAGGGCGGTGGCCAACAGTGACGAGGACAGCATCACCATGGCGGTGGAGGCAGGGCTATTGGCCCTGCGGGGGCGCAGTCCAGAGGGGATCGATGCCCTTTACTTCGCCACCACCACCCCTCCCTATGCTGAGAGGCAGTGCGCCCCCATCATCGCCGCTGCCTTGGACCTGCCCCGCCAAACGGTGACGGCTGACTTCACCGGCACCACCAGGGCAGCCACCCTGGCCCTCAAGGCCGCCATAGATGCCGTGCATAGTGGGGCCGCTCGCCAGGCCATGGTGGTGGCCGCCGACATGCGCCCTGGCGAGCCCCAAACCGCCTGGGAGCAGCTCATGGGCGATGCGGGGGCAGCGGTCATTGTGGCCGCCCACGCCCCAGCCACCATCCGCGCCTTCACTAGCCTAATAGGGGCGCCCTTGGGCCCCTGGCGCCGCCCCCAGGACCGGTTCGTCCGCTCCTTCGACCCCAGAGTGGAAACGGAGTACGGTTACGTCCGTACCACGGTAGAGGCAGCCAGGGGGGCGCTGGATAGGGCCGGCCTCTCCCCCCAGCAGGTGTCCAGGGCTATCCTGTACACTCCCGATCTGCGCAGCCCCCTGGAGGTAGCCCACCGCCTAGGCCTGGAGCGCCGCCAGCTCCAGGACCCCCTCATGACGACGGTGGGCAACGCCGGCGCTGCCCACGTGCTGCTGGTCCTGGCTGCCGCCCTGGAGGAGGCCCAGGCAGGGGAGCAACTGCTGGTGGCCAACTACGGCGACGGGGCGGACGCCTTCGTCGTCTCTCTGGAGGGGGAGGTGCAGCGGCCGCCCGACAGGCCCACATTAGCCCAACTTCTGGCCCTGCGGCGCCCCCTGCCCAACTATGGAGCCTATGCCGCCCTCCGCAACCTGGCTGGAAGGGAAGGGCCCACGGCCTCTGCCTCGCCCGTCACCTATTGGCGGGACGTGGCCATGGAGCTGCGTTGGCACGGGGCGCGGTGCCGGGCCTGTGGCCTAGTCCAGTTCCCCATACCCCGCGTCTGCCGCAGCTGCGGCGCCCGCGACCAGCTGGAGGAGGCTCCTTTATCCCACCGGGGCACTATCTACACCTTCACCCTGGACCACCTATACGCCGGCGAATATCTGGACACCCCCGTGCCACGCGTGGTGGTGGATCTGGAGGGAGGGGGACGGGTCTTCCTGGAGATGACCGACTGCGATCCCAAGGAGGTGACGTGGGGAATGGAGGTGGAGACCACCTTCCGCTGCCTACACGAGTGGGGAGGGTACCACAACTATTACTGGCGGGCCCGCCCCCTGCGCACCCATACGCCAAGGAGGTGA
- a CDS encoding acetyl-CoA acetyltransferase: MTGIRDRVAIIGVGCTKFGELWEKDQEDLLVEAAHEALEDAGLSPQDIDAIWVSTFYDFTGQSGGTATEPLALFGKPATRVENFCASGMDAFRNACFAVAAGAYDIVLVCGVEKLLDQGSRGLPIEAFHPSFLAASAPGIFALAASRAFYEWGWTKEDLARVAVKNHRNGAAHPKAHFRRPVTVEDVLNAPMIAWPLGRLDCCAVSDGAAAVIITRPEIAKDTRHKDDYVLVKANALAVESIQPYYRSGYDWLGFPATRAAAKMAYEEAGIRNPRKEISFAEVHDCFTSTELFNIGDLFLVDDPKDAPKFVADGLADIEGEVPINPSGGLKCFGHPIGATGCRMIYEVTKQLQGRADGLQVRNPRLGLAHNLGGPGAVASVTILARRD, translated from the coding sequence ATGACAGGCATCCGCGACCGAGTGGCTATCATTGGCGTCGGCTGCACCAAGTTCGGGGAGCTGTGGGAGAAGGACCAAGAGGACCTGCTGGTGGAGGCAGCCCACGAAGCCCTAGAGGACGCGGGCCTCTCCCCGCAGGACATAGACGCCATATGGGTGAGCACCTTCTATGACTTCACGGGGCAATCGGGCGGCACGGCCACCGAGCCTCTGGCCCTCTTCGGCAAGCCGGCCACCAGGGTGGAGAACTTCTGCGCCTCAGGGATGGACGCCTTCCGCAACGCCTGCTTCGCCGTGGCCGCCGGCGCGTATGATATAGTCTTGGTTTGCGGGGTGGAGAAGCTTTTGGACCAGGGCTCCCGCGGCCTGCCCATCGAGGCGTTTCACCCCAGCTTCCTGGCAGCCAGCGCTCCTGGCATCTTCGCCCTGGCCGCCTCCCGCGCCTTCTACGAGTGGGGATGGACCAAGGAGGACCTGGCGCGGGTGGCGGTCAAGAACCACCGCAACGGCGCCGCCCACCCCAAGGCCCATTTCCGGCGGCCAGTCACGGTGGAGGATGTCCTCAACGCCCCCATGATCGCCTGGCCCCTGGGGCGGCTGGACTGCTGCGCCGTCTCCGATGGAGCGGCGGCGGTGATCATCACCCGTCCTGAGATCGCCAAGGATACGCGGCATAAGGACGATTACGTGCTAGTTAAGGCCAACGCCCTCGCTGTAGAATCCATTCAGCCCTATTACCGCAGCGGGTATGACTGGTTGGGCTTCCCAGCCACCAGGGCAGCAGCCAAGATGGCCTACGAGGAGGCGGGGATCCGCAACCCCCGCAAAGAGATCAGCTTCGCCGAGGTGCACGACTGCTTCACCAGCACCGAGCTGTTCAACATCGGCGACCTCTTCCTGGTGGACGACCCTAAAGATGCCCCCAAGTTCGTGGCCGACGGGCTGGCGGACATCGAGGGGGAGGTACCCATCAACCCCTCAGGTGGCCTCAAGTGCTTTGGCCACCCCATCGGGGCCACCGGCTGCCGCATGATATACGAGGTGACCAAGCAGCTGCAAGGACGGGCCGATGGCCTGCAGGTGCGCAACCCCCGCCTGGGCCTTGCTCATAACCTGGGTGGCCCTGGGGCGGTGGCCTCGGTGACCATCCTGGCCCGCCGCGACTAG
- a CDS encoding MFS transporter codes for MPDSAQDSHEAEGALSALALPQFRLFLAVTVFTQLAGWMEEVARGWLVYELTRSPLQLSALAFVSGASSFISAPVAGFMADRIDRRWATILAEAMSCVGALAVGLLVVAGQVELWQLYSLTVLMGMSRGFSFTSRQALLYDVVGPEHLASAVGLNSVAANVARIMAPLAGGTVIGALGTAAAFFGQSLLLLLAIPVTPLLRLRVLAKPVRLPFWRSIMDGLRYIQSDPTLLRLYLFIYIPNVLIYPYVSLIPVFADEVLGIGAQGYGFLLTGVGFGSIPGGLLVASMGRSRRKGLVMGLAAILYMGMVSTFAQSRWLPLSFAALVVGGVGWSMMVALNQALVQLRLADAYRGRGLALYTVGSGLTPLGNLAMGSLAHAIGVQTAVTAFALVGMVLAALTGLASAEVRRL; via the coding sequence ATGCCCGACTCGGCACAAGATAGCCACGAGGCGGAGGGGGCGCTTTCGGCATTAGCTTTGCCCCAGTTCCGCCTCTTTTTGGCGGTGACGGTGTTCACCCAGCTGGCGGGCTGGATGGAGGAAGTGGCCCGCGGCTGGCTCGTCTACGAGCTGACCCGATCCCCCCTTCAGCTGTCGGCCCTGGCCTTCGTCAGCGGGGCCAGCAGCTTCATATCGGCCCCTGTGGCCGGCTTCATGGCCGACCGAATAGACAGGCGTTGGGCCACCATCCTCGCGGAGGCGATGAGCTGCGTGGGGGCCTTGGCCGTGGGCCTGCTGGTGGTGGCTGGGCAGGTGGAGCTCTGGCAGCTCTACTCCCTCACCGTCCTTATGGGCATGTCGCGGGGGTTCAGCTTCACCTCCCGACAGGCCCTCCTTTACGACGTAGTGGGCCCGGAGCATCTGGCCAGCGCCGTGGGCCTCAACTCGGTAGCCGCCAACGTGGCCCGCATCATGGCCCCCCTGGCGGGGGGGACGGTCATCGGGGCCCTGGGTACAGCGGCAGCCTTCTTCGGGCAGAGCCTTTTGTTGCTCCTGGCCATACCCGTCACGCCTCTGCTGCGGCTGCGGGTCCTGGCCAAGCCGGTGCGCCTTCCCTTCTGGCGGAGCATCATGGACGGCTTGCGCTACATCCAGTCCGACCCCACCCTGCTACGCCTCTACCTGTTCATTTATATCCCCAACGTCCTCATTTACCCCTACGTGAGCCTTATCCCGGTGTTCGCCGACGAGGTCCTCGGGATAGGGGCGCAGGGTTATGGCTTCCTCTTGACGGGGGTGGGGTTTGGGTCCATCCCCGGCGGCCTTCTGGTGGCCAGCATGGGCCGGTCTCGGCGTAAGGGGTTGGTGATGGGGCTGGCAGCCATCCTCTACATGGGGATGGTGTCCACCTTCGCCCAGTCCCGTTGGCTTCCTCTCTCCTTCGCCGCTCTAGTGGTGGGGGGAGTAGGGTGGTCGATGATGGTGGCCCTGAACCAGGCCCTGGTGCAGCTGCGGTTGGCCGATGCCTATCGGGGGAGGGGGCTGGCCCTCTATACGGTGGGCTCCGGCCTCACACCGCTAGGTAATCTGGCCATGGGCAGCCTGGCCCATGCCATAGGCGTGCAGACAGCAGTGACTGCCTTCGCCCTCGTCGGGATGGTTCTGGCGGCGCTGACGGGCCTCGCCTCTGCCGAGGTGCGCCGTCTTTAG
- the recN gene encoding DNA repair protein RecN: protein MLVELSVHNWVIVEEACLRPSPGLNVITGETGAGKSLLVDALGALAGARLDQEVIRMGAEVARVEGVFVPPREALQRLHPTLAEAGIEGEELVVVRELHRGGRGVARINGRVVPVSLLREVGRELVDIHGQAEHFSLLDWRRHRDLLDAFGGLQPLRAQVAEMVGQVRRLRQELSSLEQDQRVLEGQRALLEFQVREIEAASLRPGEEEELREEKERLAHAQAIKEACQSAYHSLYAAEGYSAFDMVGRAQAHLRAVAPLVPLLREVLESLERLGAELEEVARSLRSLAASVEHDPHRLEEVEERLSLISRLKRKYGGSVEEVLCYAAEARARLEELAGDEDRRARLSQALAEAERRAGELALELSQARRQAAQRLREAVAGELQGLGLGHVLFQVEVSQEEDPAGLPCEGRRLAFTEAGVDRVEFLVATNPGEPLRPLARVASGGEMSRFMLALESVLAAAHQVPLLVFDEIDVGVGGRSADVVGRKLWGIAQRHQVICITHLPHIAAYADAHFRVRKDVMLGRSLVQVDALEEQERVQELAAMLGGPRPSERMLAGARELLARARRWKEGLST, encoded by the coding sequence GTGCTGGTGGAGCTATCTGTCCACAACTGGGTCATCGTTGAGGAAGCATGCCTGCGGCCCTCTCCTGGCCTCAACGTCATCACAGGGGAGACGGGGGCTGGGAAATCCCTTTTGGTGGACGCCCTGGGCGCCCTGGCTGGCGCCCGGCTGGACCAGGAGGTTATTCGCATGGGGGCGGAGGTGGCGCGGGTGGAGGGGGTCTTTGTTCCGCCACGGGAGGCCCTGCAACGGCTGCACCCCACCCTGGCGGAGGCAGGGATCGAGGGGGAGGAGCTGGTGGTGGTGCGGGAGCTACATCGCGGCGGCCGTGGGGTGGCGCGCATCAACGGCCGTGTCGTGCCCGTATCCCTTCTGCGAGAGGTGGGGCGGGAGCTGGTGGACATCCACGGCCAAGCTGAGCATTTCTCCCTCTTGGACTGGCGCCGCCACCGCGACTTGCTGGACGCCTTCGGTGGCCTCCAGCCCTTGCGGGCCCAGGTGGCGGAGATGGTGGGTCAGGTGCGGCGGTTGCGTCAGGAGCTATCGTCGCTAGAGCAAGACCAGCGGGTGCTAGAGGGGCAGCGAGCGCTCCTGGAGTTCCAGGTGCGGGAGATCGAGGCCGCCTCCCTCCGCCCTGGCGAGGAGGAGGAGCTGCGGGAGGAGAAGGAGCGACTGGCCCACGCTCAAGCCATCAAGGAGGCGTGCCAGTCGGCTTATCACTCCCTCTACGCTGCCGAGGGGTATTCGGCCTTCGATATGGTGGGGCGGGCTCAGGCCCATTTAAGGGCGGTGGCCCCTCTGGTCCCCCTCCTGCGGGAGGTCCTGGAGTCCCTGGAGCGGCTGGGGGCCGAGCTAGAGGAGGTAGCGCGCTCCCTGCGGTCCTTGGCCGCCTCGGTGGAGCACGACCCGCACCGTCTTGAAGAGGTGGAGGAGCGGCTATCCCTTATCTCGCGCCTGAAGCGCAAGTATGGGGGTAGTGTGGAGGAGGTGCTATGCTACGCTGCTGAGGCCCGGGCCCGTCTGGAGGAGCTGGCGGGAGACGAGGATAGGCGGGCACGGCTGTCACAGGCCCTAGCAGAGGCCGAAAGGCGGGCGGGGGAGCTGGCCCTGGAGTTATCGCAGGCCCGAAGGCAGGCAGCCCAACGCCTGAGGGAGGCCGTGGCTGGTGAGCTGCAGGGTTTAGGACTGGGCCACGTCCTTTTCCAGGTGGAGGTCTCCCAGGAAGAGGACCCTGCAGGGCTGCCCTGTGAGGGGCGACGCCTGGCCTTCACCGAGGCGGGGGTGGACAGGGTGGAGTTCTTGGTGGCCACCAACCCCGGCGAGCCCTTGCGCCCCCTGGCGCGGGTGGCCTCAGGCGGGGAGATGTCCCGTTTTATGCTGGCCTTGGAGAGCGTCCTAGCTGCTGCCCACCAGGTGCCCTTGTTGGTGTTCGATGAGATCGACGTAGGGGTGGGGGGGAGAAGCGCCGATGTGGTGGGGCGCAAGCTGTGGGGCATAGCCCAACGCCATCAGGTCATCTGCATCACCCATCTGCCTCACATCGCTGCCTATGCCGATGCCCACTTCCGCGTACGCAAGGACGTAATGTTGGGGCGATCCCTTGTCCAGGTGGATGCCCTAGAGGAGCAGGAGCGGGTCCAGGAGCTGGCCGCCATGTTGGGCGGCCCAAGGCCCAGCGAGCGCATGTTGGCAGGGGCGCGCGAGCTTCTGGCTCGTGCCCGCCGCTGGAAAGAGGGCCTCTCCACGTAA
- a CDS encoding DUF402 domain-containing protein: MSGPRVRVRGIYATAITAVLAQRGFVIVDPTPIISSRLGLPQQPGPEEVAIWDRRDRQGVVVEGWRDGVEAVVAAVREAVPFALAMPSELGTGEGVLARALGPLRARYLLEFPLPAKEELDRIRASVVPTVPGHHYFKVMDPGRVDQMEAEATLGGMEAVRQALLGELVFPFFRPGATVRVYHVKAGEEGFEFKGTVRTLEPGRLLVLARRFRGGGTYDGLGQPKQEGDTGMVELWEGRWFSRRIYMRQDGTILGEIYNVNTPPELYQGTVRYLDLEVDVVRFPDGRVEVQDEEVLADKERRGLLPPALVQRARACAHELAMALRALE, translated from the coding sequence ATGAGCGGGCCTAGGGTGCGGGTGAGGGGGATATACGCCACTGCCATCACTGCCGTTCTGGCCCAGCGGGGGTTCGTCATTGTGGACCCTACCCCTATCATCTCATCCCGGCTGGGCCTTCCCCAGCAGCCGGGGCCTGAGGAGGTGGCCATCTGGGACCGTCGCGACCGGCAGGGGGTGGTGGTGGAGGGGTGGCGGGACGGGGTGGAGGCGGTGGTGGCCGCCGTTAGGGAGGCTGTCCCCTTCGCCCTGGCCATGCCCAGCGAGCTGGGCACGGGGGAGGGTGTTTTGGCCAGGGCCCTAGGCCCCCTGCGAGCCCGCTATCTCCTGGAGTTCCCCCTCCCTGCCAAGGAAGAGCTGGACCGGATACGGGCCAGCGTCGTCCCCACCGTGCCCGGCCATCATTACTTTAAGGTCATGGACCCCGGCCGCGTCGACCAGATGGAGGCGGAGGCTACCCTTGGAGGGATGGAGGCGGTGCGGCAGGCCCTGTTAGGCGAGCTGGTGTTCCCCTTCTTCCGGCCGGGGGCGACGGTGCGGGTTTATCACGTCAAGGCTGGAGAGGAGGGCTTTGAGTTTAAGGGCACCGTGCGCACCTTAGAGCCTGGCCGCCTTCTGGTGTTGGCAAGGCGTTTCCGTGGCGGTGGCACTTACGATGGGCTAGGACAGCCCAAGCAAGAGGGGGACACGGGGATGGTGGAGCTATGGGAGGGGCGCTGGTTCAGCCGCCGCATATACATGCGGCAGGACGGAACCATCCTGGGCGAGATATATAACGTCAACACCCCGCCCGAGCTGTACCAGGGCACTGTCCGATACCTGGATCTGGAGGTGGATGTAGTTCGCTTTCCCGATGGCAGGGTGGAGGTCCAGGACGAGGAGGTGTTAGCGGACAAGGAAAGAAGGGGCCTCCTGCCGCCTGCCCTCGTCCAGCGGGCCAGAGCATGCGCCCATGAGCTGGCCATGGCCCTCAGGGCACTTGAGTGA
- the rtcA gene encoding RNA 3'-terminal phosphate cyclase: MLRVDGAQRSGSGTIVRTSVALAALLGEPLEMFNVRAKRQPPGLRPQHLRAVQAAAQVAEGRVEGAQVGARELRFWPSGALRGGSYQWDIGTAGSTTMLALTLLPLAAFADGPTTFRIQGGLFQDMAPSAFHTQHALLPLLARMGIQAELEVVRPGYVPRGGGIIEMRVQPVRGRLRPLRLPEQRPPWRLWGLALSSHLQDRRVSERMAQECQKALARRGMEATFRILYDASAPQPGAALALFAHDQGGCILGADMAGAPGRPSEAIGRRVAETMLEDMESGATVDRHLADQLIIFAALAEGESEWVVPQVTDHVETHLWLVETLLGAKAHLRGRHLCIEGIGYERA, from the coding sequence ATGCTGCGGGTGGATGGAGCCCAACGTTCGGGCAGTGGTACCATCGTGCGCACCTCTGTGGCCCTAGCTGCCCTTCTGGGTGAGCCGTTGGAGATGTTCAATGTGCGGGCCAAAAGGCAGCCCCCCGGCCTGCGCCCTCAACACCTGCGGGCGGTACAGGCCGCCGCCCAGGTGGCTGAGGGGAGGGTGGAGGGGGCCCAGGTAGGGGCCAGGGAGCTCCGCTTCTGGCCCAGCGGGGCCCTGCGGGGGGGCAGCTATCAGTGGGATATAGGCACCGCCGGCTCCACCACTATGCTGGCCCTCACCCTCCTGCCCTTGGCCGCCTTCGCCGATGGCCCCACTACCTTCCGCATCCAGGGGGGCCTATTCCAGGACATGGCGCCCAGCGCCTTCCACACCCAGCACGCCCTCCTGCCTTTGCTGGCGCGCATGGGGATCCAGGCGGAGCTGGAGGTGGTGCGCCCCGGCTATGTGCCCAGGGGCGGGGGCATCATCGAGATGCGGGTGCAGCCGGTACGGGGAAGGCTACGGCCCCTCCGCCTTCCCGAGCAGAGGCCCCCCTGGCGTCTTTGGGGCCTGGCCCTTTCCAGTCACCTGCAGGACAGAAGGGTGAGCGAGCGGATGGCCCAGGAGTGCCAGAAGGCCTTGGCCCGCCGTGGGATGGAAGCCACCTTCCGCATCCTCTATGATGCCTCCGCCCCCCAGCCAGGGGCAGCCTTGGCCCTCTTCGCCCACGACCAAGGAGGATGCATCTTGGGAGCGGACATGGCTGGTGCCCCGGGAAGACCCTCGGAGGCCATCGGCCGTCGGGTGGCGGAGACCATGCTTGAGGACATGGAGAGCGGGGCCACCGTGGATCGTCACTTGGCAGACCAGCTCATTATATTCGCTGCCCTGGCGGAGGGGGAGAGCGAGTGGGTGGTGCCTCAGGTGACGGACCACGTGGAGACCCATCTCTGGCTGGTGGAGACGCTTCTAGGGGCCAAGGCTCACCTTCGGGGACGTCACCTATGCATCGAGGGCATAGGGTATGAGCGGGCCTAG